Proteins from one Setaria italica strain Yugu1 chromosome V, Setaria_italica_v2.0, whole genome shotgun sequence genomic window:
- the LOC101765290 gene encoding uncharacterized protein LOC101765290 — protein sequence MCATQQNCITPKAKFNPNTQLQRDTDLRRKKENEKGSRDTDLCFSWPAPPPQPPQGLCFGAPSWPWGIGEQGQSSPSASWTDAMVEGGDGGQAGLRFLLQFDPGRPGFDRTLLGVSLSALLSRLLGWSKDGGGQGRLSVAIAGEEGGGGGGGSGNAAMSAAALAAAVSFCLAAMYASDQRPRRAPPLPRQRRRLPAPDSAARLRALPAPDDGLRILSSNDESLENVIHGASIGAGDDEPDIVARVQMDTTTAEIVGANADDETKQDPSEQEERQELERQEHERLRELWLSLLEREQRLELRLQELEGLRAQVATLRELEGRVAAATVEERRLQLKVSTLQDENGRLRAQVEELDTARAELARAKEKLRAIKARVQAEQEEARREAAVLRAKVADLERGGEETAGALAAEIAELRKANAALEEENLELALRLQDAQQAASSVDPVLEEDMAEEARYLRESNERLTRQIEQLHNDHCAHVEELVYLKWVNACLRHELRDHDGHPTTEQQDHHHDDNAGAGDLSALELSKSMSFRSSERAKQLMLRYGHPGLEGFDPALFSPLHESVDGDGDERSPARNYYEPERSPYARSEKTMAASAAAGSAAAAPGKKAGPRKLKFLGNIKKLLPGGKRGHSSHGHGHAGRDSSRKAPAPSDEYLEKAMQWLSAHDAFDGGDHSYESTPLSSCARTPLSSVTTATTADSRARGGGGHSERGETTTRAEAGPTMARSRSDAGRSYGREASRYHALRPDHPAGGGIEPDGSRATEKREPRRRSEELRSPAVA from the exons ATGTGTGCGACCCAGCAAAATTGCATTACACCCAAGGCCAAGTTCAACCCGAATACTCAATTGCAGAGAGATACTGATTTgaggaggaaaaaagaaaacgagAAGGGATCAAGAGACACTGACCTCTGCTTTTCGT ggccggcgccgcctcctcaaCCTCCGCAAGGGCTCTGTTTCGGCGCCCCCTCCTGGCCATGGGGAATCGGGGAGCAGGGCCAGAGCTCGCCCAGCGCGTCGTGGACTGACGCCATGGTGGAGGGGGGCGACGGAGGACAAGCCGGGCTGAGGTTCCTCCTCCAGTTCGATCCGGGAAGGCCGGGCTTCGATCGCACCCTGCTCGGCGTCTCGCTCTCCGCGCTGCTCAGCCGCCTTCTCGGATGGAGCAAGGACGGCGGTGGCCAGGGGAGACTGTCCGTGGCGATCGCGGGGGAggaaggtggtggcggcggcggcggctccgggaACGCCGCCATGTCCGCCGCCGCGCTTGCCGCGGCGGTTTCTTTTTGTCTCGCGGCGATGTACGCGTCTGACCAGCGGCCTCGCcgcgcaccgccgctgccgcggcagcgACGGCGCCTACCGGCGCCGGATTCAG CTGCTAGGCTTCGTGCTCTGCCAGCGCCCGACGATGGGCTCAGGATTCTGTCGTCAAAC GATGAATCTTTGGAAAACGTGATTCACGGCGCGTccatcggcgccggagacgaCGAGCCGGATATTGTCGCGCGAGTGCAGATGGATACTACGACGGCCGAAATCGTCGGAGCAAATGCCGACGACGAAACAAAGCAAGACCCATCGGAGCAAGAAGAGCGGCAGGAGCTCGAGCGGCAAGAGCACGAGCGGCTCAGGGAGCTGTGGCTGTCGCTGCTGGAGCGGGAGCAGAGGCTGGAGCTCCGGCTGCAGGAGCTCGAGGGCCTCAGGGCGCAGGTGGCCACCCTGCGGGAGCTCGAGGgacgcgtcgccgccgccaccgtggagGAGCGGCGCCTGCAGCTCAAGGTCTCCACGCTGCAGGATGAGAACGGGAGGCTCAGAGCACAGGTGGAGGAGCTCGACACCGCCCGCGCCGAGCTGGCGCGCGCCAAGGAGAAGCTGCGCGCGATCAAGGCGCGGGTGCAGgccgagcaggaggaggcgcggcgcgaGGCGGCTGTGCTCCGGGCGAAGGTGGCGGACCTGGAGAGGGGCGGCGAGGAGACGGCTGGTGCGCTGGCTGCAGAGATTGCGGAGCTGCGGAAGGCGAACGCCGCGCTGGAGGAGGAGAACTTGGAGCTTGCCCTCAGGCTGCAGGATGCACAACAGGCTGCGTCCTCTGTTGATCCAGTTCTTGAG GAGGACATGGCTGAGGAGGCGAGGTACCTGAGGGAGAGCAACGAGAGGCTGACCAGGCAGATCGAGCAGCTTCACAACGACCACTGCGCGCACGTCGAGGAGCTCGTCTACCTCAAGTGGGTCAACGCCTGCCTCCGCCACGAGCTCCGCGACCATGACGGCCACCCCACTACCGAGCAACAGGACCACCACCACGATGAcaacgccggcgccggagacCTGTCGGCCCTGGAGCTGAGCAAGAGCATGAGCTTCCGCTCCAGCGAGAGGGCCAAGCAGCTGATGCTCCGGTACGGCCACCCCGGCCTCGAAGGCTTCGACCCCGCCCTCTTCTCCCCGCTGCACGAGTCAGTcgatggcgatggcgacgaGCGGTCGCCCGCGCGCAACTACTACGAGCCGGAGCGGAGCCCTTATGCTAGGTCGGAGAAGACGATGgccgcctctgccgccgccggtagcgcggcggcggcgccagggaaGAAGGCCGGGCCGCGCAAGCTCAAGTTCCTGGGCAACATCAAGAAGCTGCTCCCAGGCGGCAAGAGAGGCCACTCAAGCCACGGGCACGGGcacgccggccgcgacagcagcaggaaggcgccggcgccgagcgatGAGTACCTCGAGAAGGCCATGCAGTGGCTGTCGGCCCACGACGCGTTCGACGGCGGTGACCACTCGTACGAGAGCACGCCGCTGTCGTCGTGCGCGCGCACGCCGCTGAGCAGCGTGACGACCGCCACGACGGCGGACtcgcgcgcccgcggcggcggcggccacagcGAGCGCGGGGAGACGACgacgcgggcggaggcggggccgACGATGGCACGGTCGAGGAGCGACGCCGGCAGGTCGTACGGGCGGGAGGCGAGCCGGTACCACGCGCTCAGGCCGGACCACCCGGCTGGCGGCGGGATCGAACCGGACGGGTCTCGTGCGACGGAGAAGCGTGAGCCGAGGAGGCGGTCGGAGGAGCTGAGGAGCCCGGCGGTGGCGTGA